Proteins from a genomic interval of Corvus moneduloides isolate bCorMon1 chromosome 6, bCorMon1.pri, whole genome shotgun sequence:
- the ZDHHC13 gene encoding palmitoyltransferase ZDHHC13 isoform X1, whose protein sequence is MAGSGPACKSHCHGPHRPHMHNRQSAHGEQGLPGPYPVAEDPSSCDIVKATQYGMLERCKELVEAGYDVRQPDKENVTLLHWAAINNRQELVKYYISKGAVVDQLGGDLNSTPLHWAIRQGHLPMVMLLLKCGADPSLIDGEGFSSIHLAVLFQHMPIIAYLISKGQNVDTTDFNGQTPLMLTAQKAIGPEPMRFLLKFNPSLNAVDNVQKNTALHWAIASGNTSAVDLLLEAGASLDIKNVKGETPLDLAYQSQNNFMVYMIQEEERMRNRRSNRLLKIVEKYELFLMLASSLTFMWAIGYVMNLSSDSWLLKGGLLLSLLFGMSLFVRQLVGLKNLRYLPTAFLLSSVFWMSMTWFFWFLPDTTNVIVKITVVFSMMGLLYYFYKTWSTDPGYIKTSEEERKENIVALAEAGCLDFRTFCTSCLVRKPLRSVHCLACQACVARYDQHSLWTGHCIGIGNHYYYLLFLSFLTMTGVWLLYGTLQYWSNHCAASYHQDGAWTYFTQTVSCSPWVSYIFSVACFHTLWASLWLTVQLYQIVFLGLTSHERMNLLVQRKSSKHPVSLRRTPYNLGCFQNLADFFQCSCFGMFKPNVIDWTKQYKLFHLAKEKNVHSV, encoded by the exons ATGGCGGGCAGCGGCCCGGCG TGTAAAAGCCATTGCCACGGGCCTCATCGACCCCATATGCACAACAGGCAGAGCGCCCATGGAGAGCAAGGTCTCCCAGGCCCATATCCCGTTGCTGAAGACCCCAGCAGCTGTGATATTGTCAAGGCTACACA GTATGGAATGCTCGAGCGATGCAAAGAACTGGTAGAAGCAGGATATGATGTTCGCCAACCAGACAAAGAAAATGTCACTCTTCTTCACTGGGCAGCAATAAACAACAGACAGGAGCTGGTGAA ATATTATATTTCCAAAGGTGCGGTAGTGGATCAGCTCGGTGGAGATTTGAATTCTACGCCCCTGCACTGGGCCATTAG ACAAGGACACCTTCCCATGGTCATGTTATTGTTGAAATGTGGAGCGGATCCCAGTCTTATTGATGGGGAAGGATTCAGTAGCATTCATTTAGCAGTGCTGTTCCAACACATGCCCATCATAGCCTACCTCATATCAAAAGGCCAG AACGTAGATACAACAGACTTCAATGGACAAACACCTTTAATGTTAACAGCACAAAAAGCCATTGG ACCAGAACCCATGAGGTTTCTCTTAAAGTTTAACCCCTCTCTCAATGCTGTAGACAATGTTCAAAAGAATACTGCACTTCATTGGGCAATAGCCTCAGGAAATACTAGTGCAGTGGATCTGTTGCTGGAAGCTGGTGCTAGCCTGGACATAAAAAATGTCAAG GGAGAGACACCGCTTGACCTTGCTTATCAAAGTCAGAATAACTTCATGGTTTATATGAtacaagaggaagaaagaatgagaaacagGAGAAGTAACAGGTTACTGAAAATAGTAGAGAAATATGAG CTCTTCCTGATGTTGGCATCTTCCTTGACATTCATGTGGGCCATTGGATACGTCATGAACTTAAGTTCTGATTCTTGGCTTTTAAAAGGAGGTTTGCTTCTCAGCCTGCTATTTGGGATGTCTCTGTTTGTGAG GCAACTTGTGGGACTCAAGAATCTGAGGTATCTTCCCACAGCATTTCTGCTAAGTTCAGTTTTTTGGATGTCCATGACCTGGTTTTTCTGGTTCCTGCCTG ATACCACAAATGTAATTGTTAAAATCACTGTCGTGTTCAGCATGATGGGTCTTCTCTATTATTTCTATAAAACCTGGAGTACTGATCCTGGATATATAAAGacttcagaagaagaaagaaaagag AATATTGTAGCTCTTGCAGAAGCTGGTTGCTTGGACTTCAGAACATTTTGCACATCATGTCTT GTAAGGAAGCCTTTGAGATCTGTGCATTGCCTTGCTTGCCAGGCATGTGTAGCCAGATATGATCAGCATTCTCTGTGGACTGGACATTGCATAG GCATTGGGAACCATTATTACTACCTGCTGTTCCTGTCTTTCCTAACAATGACTGGTGTCTGGCTGCTTTATGGAACTCTTCAGT ATTGGTCCAACCACTGTGCAGCAAGCTACCATCAAGATGGAGCGTGGACATACTTCACCCAGACCGTGTCCTGCTCTCCGTGGGTTTCCTACATCTTCTCAGTAGCCTGTTTCCATACCCTATGGGCCTCCTTGTGGCTCACTGTTCAGCTTTATCAG ATTGTGTTCCTGGGATTGACCTCACATGAAAGAATGAATCTCCTGGTACAGAGAAAATCGTCTAAGCATCCTGTTTCACTCAGGAGGACTCCATACAA ccttGGATGCTTCCAGAATCTTGCAGACTTTTTCCAGTGCAGTTGCTTTGGTATGTTCAAACCCAACGTAATTGACTGGACCAAGCAATACAAACTTTTTCATCtggcaaaggagaaaaatgttcatTCTGTGTAA
- the ZDHHC13 gene encoding palmitoyltransferase ZDHHC13 isoform X2 encodes MHNRQSAHGEQGLPGPYPVAEDPSSCDIVKATQYGMLERCKELVEAGYDVRQPDKENVTLLHWAAINNRQELVKYYISKGAVVDQLGGDLNSTPLHWAIRQGHLPMVMLLLKCGADPSLIDGEGFSSIHLAVLFQHMPIIAYLISKGQNVDTTDFNGQTPLMLTAQKAIGPEPMRFLLKFNPSLNAVDNVQKNTALHWAIASGNTSAVDLLLEAGASLDIKNVKGETPLDLAYQSQNNFMVYMIQEEERMRNRRSNRLLKIVEKYELFLMLASSLTFMWAIGYVMNLSSDSWLLKGGLLLSLLFGMSLFVRQLVGLKNLRYLPTAFLLSSVFWMSMTWFFWFLPDTTNVIVKITVVFSMMGLLYYFYKTWSTDPGYIKTSEEERKENIVALAEAGCLDFRTFCTSCLVRKPLRSVHCLACQACVARYDQHSLWTGHCIGIGNHYYYLLFLSFLTMTGVWLLYGTLQYWSNHCAASYHQDGAWTYFTQTVSCSPWVSYIFSVACFHTLWASLWLTVQLYQIVFLGLTSHERMNLLVQRKSSKHPVSLRRTPYNLGCFQNLADFFQCSCFGMFKPNVIDWTKQYKLFHLAKEKNVHSV; translated from the exons ATGCACAACAGGCAGAGCGCCCATGGAGAGCAAGGTCTCCCAGGCCCATATCCCGTTGCTGAAGACCCCAGCAGCTGTGATATTGTCAAGGCTACACA GTATGGAATGCTCGAGCGATGCAAAGAACTGGTAGAAGCAGGATATGATGTTCGCCAACCAGACAAAGAAAATGTCACTCTTCTTCACTGGGCAGCAATAAACAACAGACAGGAGCTGGTGAA ATATTATATTTCCAAAGGTGCGGTAGTGGATCAGCTCGGTGGAGATTTGAATTCTACGCCCCTGCACTGGGCCATTAG ACAAGGACACCTTCCCATGGTCATGTTATTGTTGAAATGTGGAGCGGATCCCAGTCTTATTGATGGGGAAGGATTCAGTAGCATTCATTTAGCAGTGCTGTTCCAACACATGCCCATCATAGCCTACCTCATATCAAAAGGCCAG AACGTAGATACAACAGACTTCAATGGACAAACACCTTTAATGTTAACAGCACAAAAAGCCATTGG ACCAGAACCCATGAGGTTTCTCTTAAAGTTTAACCCCTCTCTCAATGCTGTAGACAATGTTCAAAAGAATACTGCACTTCATTGGGCAATAGCCTCAGGAAATACTAGTGCAGTGGATCTGTTGCTGGAAGCTGGTGCTAGCCTGGACATAAAAAATGTCAAG GGAGAGACACCGCTTGACCTTGCTTATCAAAGTCAGAATAACTTCATGGTTTATATGAtacaagaggaagaaagaatgagaaacagGAGAAGTAACAGGTTACTGAAAATAGTAGAGAAATATGAG CTCTTCCTGATGTTGGCATCTTCCTTGACATTCATGTGGGCCATTGGATACGTCATGAACTTAAGTTCTGATTCTTGGCTTTTAAAAGGAGGTTTGCTTCTCAGCCTGCTATTTGGGATGTCTCTGTTTGTGAG GCAACTTGTGGGACTCAAGAATCTGAGGTATCTTCCCACAGCATTTCTGCTAAGTTCAGTTTTTTGGATGTCCATGACCTGGTTTTTCTGGTTCCTGCCTG ATACCACAAATGTAATTGTTAAAATCACTGTCGTGTTCAGCATGATGGGTCTTCTCTATTATTTCTATAAAACCTGGAGTACTGATCCTGGATATATAAAGacttcagaagaagaaagaaaagag AATATTGTAGCTCTTGCAGAAGCTGGTTGCTTGGACTTCAGAACATTTTGCACATCATGTCTT GTAAGGAAGCCTTTGAGATCTGTGCATTGCCTTGCTTGCCAGGCATGTGTAGCCAGATATGATCAGCATTCTCTGTGGACTGGACATTGCATAG GCATTGGGAACCATTATTACTACCTGCTGTTCCTGTCTTTCCTAACAATGACTGGTGTCTGGCTGCTTTATGGAACTCTTCAGT ATTGGTCCAACCACTGTGCAGCAAGCTACCATCAAGATGGAGCGTGGACATACTTCACCCAGACCGTGTCCTGCTCTCCGTGGGTTTCCTACATCTTCTCAGTAGCCTGTTTCCATACCCTATGGGCCTCCTTGTGGCTCACTGTTCAGCTTTATCAG ATTGTGTTCCTGGGATTGACCTCACATGAAAGAATGAATCTCCTGGTACAGAGAAAATCGTCTAAGCATCCTGTTTCACTCAGGAGGACTCCATACAA ccttGGATGCTTCCAGAATCTTGCAGACTTTTTCCAGTGCAGTTGCTTTGGTATGTTCAAACCCAACGTAATTGACTGGACCAAGCAATACAAACTTTTTCATCtggcaaaggagaaaaatgttcatTCTGTGTAA
- the ZDHHC13 gene encoding palmitoyltransferase ZDHHC13 isoform X3: protein MVMLLLKCGADPSLIDGEGFSSIHLAVLFQHMPIIAYLISKGQNVDTTDFNGQTPLMLTAQKAIGPEPMRFLLKFNPSLNAVDNVQKNTALHWAIASGNTSAVDLLLEAGASLDIKNVKGETPLDLAYQSQNNFMVYMIQEEERMRNRRSNRLLKIVEKYELFLMLASSLTFMWAIGYVMNLSSDSWLLKGGLLLSLLFGMSLFVRQLVGLKNLRYLPTAFLLSSVFWMSMTWFFWFLPDTTNVIVKITVVFSMMGLLYYFYKTWSTDPGYIKTSEEERKENIVALAEAGCLDFRTFCTSCLVRKPLRSVHCLACQACVARYDQHSLWTGHCIGIGNHYYYLLFLSFLTMTGVWLLYGTLQYWSNHCAASYHQDGAWTYFTQTVSCSPWVSYIFSVACFHTLWASLWLTVQLYQIVFLGLTSHERMNLLVQRKSSKHPVSLRRTPYNLGCFQNLADFFQCSCFGMFKPNVIDWTKQYKLFHLAKEKNVHSV, encoded by the exons ATGGTCATGTTATTGTTGAAATGTGGAGCGGATCCCAGTCTTATTGATGGGGAAGGATTCAGTAGCATTCATTTAGCAGTGCTGTTCCAACACATGCCCATCATAGCCTACCTCATATCAAAAGGCCAG AACGTAGATACAACAGACTTCAATGGACAAACACCTTTAATGTTAACAGCACAAAAAGCCATTGG ACCAGAACCCATGAGGTTTCTCTTAAAGTTTAACCCCTCTCTCAATGCTGTAGACAATGTTCAAAAGAATACTGCACTTCATTGGGCAATAGCCTCAGGAAATACTAGTGCAGTGGATCTGTTGCTGGAAGCTGGTGCTAGCCTGGACATAAAAAATGTCAAG GGAGAGACACCGCTTGACCTTGCTTATCAAAGTCAGAATAACTTCATGGTTTATATGAtacaagaggaagaaagaatgagaaacagGAGAAGTAACAGGTTACTGAAAATAGTAGAGAAATATGAG CTCTTCCTGATGTTGGCATCTTCCTTGACATTCATGTGGGCCATTGGATACGTCATGAACTTAAGTTCTGATTCTTGGCTTTTAAAAGGAGGTTTGCTTCTCAGCCTGCTATTTGGGATGTCTCTGTTTGTGAG GCAACTTGTGGGACTCAAGAATCTGAGGTATCTTCCCACAGCATTTCTGCTAAGTTCAGTTTTTTGGATGTCCATGACCTGGTTTTTCTGGTTCCTGCCTG ATACCACAAATGTAATTGTTAAAATCACTGTCGTGTTCAGCATGATGGGTCTTCTCTATTATTTCTATAAAACCTGGAGTACTGATCCTGGATATATAAAGacttcagaagaagaaagaaaagag AATATTGTAGCTCTTGCAGAAGCTGGTTGCTTGGACTTCAGAACATTTTGCACATCATGTCTT GTAAGGAAGCCTTTGAGATCTGTGCATTGCCTTGCTTGCCAGGCATGTGTAGCCAGATATGATCAGCATTCTCTGTGGACTGGACATTGCATAG GCATTGGGAACCATTATTACTACCTGCTGTTCCTGTCTTTCCTAACAATGACTGGTGTCTGGCTGCTTTATGGAACTCTTCAGT ATTGGTCCAACCACTGTGCAGCAAGCTACCATCAAGATGGAGCGTGGACATACTTCACCCAGACCGTGTCCTGCTCTCCGTGGGTTTCCTACATCTTCTCAGTAGCCTGTTTCCATACCCTATGGGCCTCCTTGTGGCTCACTGTTCAGCTTTATCAG ATTGTGTTCCTGGGATTGACCTCACATGAAAGAATGAATCTCCTGGTACAGAGAAAATCGTCTAAGCATCCTGTTTCACTCAGGAGGACTCCATACAA ccttGGATGCTTCCAGAATCTTGCAGACTTTTTCCAGTGCAGTTGCTTTGGTATGTTCAAACCCAACGTAATTGACTGGACCAAGCAATACAAACTTTTTCATCtggcaaaggagaaaaatgttcatTCTGTGTAA